Proteins co-encoded in one Candidatus Pelagibacter sp. RS40 genomic window:
- a CDS encoding cell division FtsA domain-containing protein, with the protein MYTVIDLGSSKVKIITFDQKKKIISHLSEKIDNNEKFEEITSIIKKLIKNSEKEISSHIEDINLLFDDSNFFTIDISIKKRIDHIKLPNDLKTEACRECIQIINSYYKDLKIIQFFTSCIKVDKIELKKIPNDLKDHSDIIFEFKFLCISIENYSHLKNIFSKNNLEIKNTFCSSVVRSFNYINNFKNEKYIAFLDIGFLRSSLILFRDGSLRLFKNIPIGGQSITKDISYIMKIDLKDSEEIKHLFNKSETEFSYANEIKQKEDNLTKKLITKKISIDLLKKVILARVEEIFNLLFEDVKISETIDKDEILLVLIGGGAKLFDKNSFNFESSNNFKDIIFYDETDKEICKSGLEYALKYNLEKENFIKNNKNKGIFERFFNLFQKI; encoded by the coding sequence ATGTATACAGTAATTGATCTTGGCTCTTCAAAAGTAAAAATTATAACATTTGATCAAAAAAAAAAAATAATTTCTCATTTATCAGAAAAAATCGATAATAATGAAAAATTTGAAGAAATCACAAGTATTATAAAAAAATTAATAAAGAATTCAGAAAAAGAAATTTCCAGTCATATAGAAGATATTAATTTATTGTTTGATGACTCTAATTTTTTCACAATAGATATATCAATAAAAAAAAGAATTGATCACATTAAATTACCAAATGACCTTAAGACTGAAGCTTGTCGAGAATGTATCCAAATTATAAATAGCTACTATAAAGATCTTAAAATAATTCAATTTTTTACAAGCTGTATTAAAGTAGATAAAATAGAATTAAAAAAAATACCAAATGATCTTAAAGATCATTCAGATATTATTTTTGAATTCAAATTTTTGTGTATATCTATTGAAAATTATTCTCATTTAAAAAATATTTTTTCTAAAAATAATTTAGAAATTAAAAATACTTTTTGTTCTAGTGTTGTAAGGTCTTTCAATTATATAAATAATTTTAAAAATGAAAAATATATCGCATTTTTAGATATTGGTTTTTTAAGAAGCTCTCTAATTCTATTTAGAGATGGCAGTTTACGCTTATTTAAAAATATACCTATAGGTGGGCAAAGTATTACAAAAGATATTTCTTATATAATGAAAATCGATCTAAAAGACTCTGAGGAGATTAAACATCTTTTTAATAAATCAGAAACAGAATTCTCTTATGCTAATGAAATTAAACAAAAGGAAGACAATTTAACAAAAAAATTAATTACAAAAAAAATATCAATAGATTTATTAAAAAAAGTTATTTTAGCCCGTGTTGAAGAAATTTTTAATTTGTTGTTTGAAGATGTTAAAATTTCAGAAACTATAGATAAAGATGAGATTTTGTTAGTTTTGATAGGCGGTGGAGCTAAGTTGTTTGATAAAAATTCTTTTAACTTTGAAAGTTCTAACAATTTCAAAGACATAATTTTTTATGACGAAACAGATAAAGAGATTTGCAAATCAGGTTTGGAGTATGCTTTAAAATACAACCTAGAAAAGGAAAATTTCATTAAAAATAATAAAAACAAAGGAATTTTTGAGAGATTTTTTAATCTTTTTCAAAAAATATAG
- a CDS encoding cell division protein FtsQ/DivIB encodes MSKFSNIFKLNEISINGLNLDEEYSLRSDLELFKNQNIFLLNNNQMYSILDNIKHIETFKIKKIFPSELNIDIKKTSYVGKTMKNGRVYLIGNNKKFIEQKKINIQPNVPFVFGNFSIEELLILQNNLRSNSFNLDEIKNYYYFKSSRWDLNKEDNITIKLPFSNYEQSLKQYKILEDEGKIYKNSIVDLRVPKKIIISYK; translated from the coding sequence ATGAGTAAATTTTCAAATATATTTAAATTAAATGAAATCAGTATAAATGGATTAAATTTAGATGAGGAGTATTCATTAAGAAGCGATTTAGAATTATTTAAAAATCAAAATATTTTTTTACTTAACAACAATCAAATGTATTCGATTTTAGATAATATAAAACATATAGAAACTTTTAAAATAAAGAAAATTTTTCCATCAGAGTTAAATATAGATATCAAAAAAACAAGTTATGTAGGCAAAACTATGAAAAATGGCAGAGTGTATCTTATTGGAAATAACAAAAAATTTATTGAACAAAAAAAAATTAATATTCAACCAAATGTTCCTTTTGTATTTGGTAATTTTTCGATCGAAGAATTGTTAATTTTACAAAATAACTTACGAAGTAATAGTTTCAACTTAGATGAAATTAAAAATTATTATTATTTTAAAAGTAGTCGATGGGATTTAAATAAAGAAGATAATATAACAATTAAATTACCATTTTCTAATTATGAGCAATCTTTAAAACAATATAAAATTTTAGAGGATGAAGGCAAAATCTATAAAAATAGTATTGTTGATTTGAGAGTTCCTAAAAAAATTATTATCAGTTATAAATGA
- a CDS encoding D-alanine--D-alanine ligase: MKKKILIIAGGYSNEREISLKTARSVYLELKKNKKYIIDVVEPDGNFVKKINTFKPDIAFNLLHGRYGEDGYIQAILESQKIKYTHSGVLSSSLAIDKEISKEIYIKNNILTPEYIKFKFRNFNEKKIIQEVQKKLKFPVVIKPINEGSSVSVYICKKNNFLSNLKKLRHYDEILIEKFIPGREIQVAILGNEKLGAIELKPKRMFYDYEAKYNPNAKTEHIIPVNISKKNYDKVTSIALKAHKLLKCRGVTRSDFRFNRNKFYLLETNTQPGMTSLSLVPEIAKYRNISFAQLINKILLDASINK, encoded by the coding sequence ATGAAGAAAAAAATTTTAATTATTGCAGGTGGTTATTCAAATGAAAGAGAAATAAGTCTAAAAACTGCAAGAAGTGTTTACTTAGAATTAAAAAAAAATAAAAAATACATAATAGATGTCGTGGAACCTGACGGAAATTTTGTAAAAAAAATAAATACTTTTAAACCTGATATAGCTTTTAATTTACTTCACGGAAGATACGGAGAGGATGGTTATATACAGGCTATACTAGAGTCACAAAAAATTAAATATACTCACTCTGGTGTTTTATCTTCATCTCTAGCTATAGACAAAGAAATTTCAAAAGAAATATATATTAAAAATAACATCCTTACTCCTGAGTATATTAAATTTAAATTTAGAAATTTTAATGAGAAAAAAATTATTCAAGAAGTTCAAAAAAAACTCAAATTTCCTGTTGTAATTAAACCAATTAACGAAGGATCAAGTGTAAGTGTTTATATATGTAAAAAAAATAATTTCTTAAGTAATTTGAAAAAATTGAGACATTATGATGAAATATTAATTGAAAAATTTATTCCAGGTAGAGAAATACAGGTAGCTATTCTTGGAAATGAAAAATTAGGTGCAATTGAACTCAAGCCAAAGAGAATGTTTTATGATTATGAGGCAAAATATAATCCAAACGCTAAAACAGAACATATTATACCTGTAAATATAAGTAAAAAAAATTATGATAAAGTTACATCTATCGCATTGAAGGCACATAAATTGCTAAAATGTAGAGGAGTAACCAGGTCAGATTTTAGATTTAATAGAAATAAATTTTACCTCCTGGAGACTAATACTCAACCAGGAATGACATCTTTATCATTGGTTCCAGAAATAGCTAAATATAGAAATATATCTTTTGCACAATTAATAAATAAAATTTTATTAGATGCTTCTATCAATAAATAA
- the murB gene encoding UDP-N-acetylmuramate dehydrogenase: protein MQIDDLKKLPINDDELYFDYDLKKLNWFNIGGKTKVFFKAKSLTGLVNFLKTFKKRGKIFVLGAGSNVLISDDDFNGVVIKLGKNFQNLSILNENLVIAGCGISQKRLSEFSKENSLTGMEFMSCIPGSVGGGIRMNSGCFDNEFKDVLVSVQCIDFDGSVKMINKNDIKFKYRGSDLSKDLIFLSATFEGKKTEQNKILQTMEQMKNSKEKAQPTKIKTGGSTFKNPIDQTSKKVWELINESVPNSLSFGDASISEKHMNFFVNKKDASFKDMKKLIYTVQEKVQKKTGININPEIIIVE from the coding sequence ATGCAAATTGATGACCTAAAAAAACTGCCAATTAATGATGATGAGCTTTATTTTGATTATGATTTAAAAAAATTGAATTGGTTTAATATTGGAGGAAAAACAAAAGTTTTTTTTAAGGCAAAATCTTTAACTGGATTAGTAAATTTTTTAAAGACCTTCAAAAAAAGAGGAAAAATATTCGTTTTAGGGGCAGGCTCAAACGTATTGATTTCAGATGATGATTTTAATGGAGTGGTCATTAAGCTCGGTAAAAATTTTCAAAATCTCTCAATTTTGAACGAAAACTTAGTGATAGCTGGATGCGGAATATCTCAAAAAAGATTATCTGAATTTTCTAAAGAAAATAGTTTAACAGGAATGGAATTCATGTCCTGTATCCCTGGTTCAGTTGGAGGTGGAATTAGAATGAACTCTGGATGTTTTGATAATGAATTCAAAGATGTATTAGTTTCTGTTCAATGTATTGATTTTGATGGATCAGTAAAAATGATAAATAAAAATGATATCAAATTTAAGTATAGAGGTTCTGATTTATCAAAAGATCTAATTTTTCTAAGCGCGACGTTTGAAGGAAAAAAAACTGAGCAAAATAAAATTTTACAAACTATGGAGCAAATGAAAAATAGTAAAGAAAAAGCTCAACCTACTAAAATTAAAACTGGAGGAAGCACATTCAAAAATCCCATAGATCAAACTTCAAAAAAAGTTTGGGAGTTAATAAATGAGTCAGTACCAAATTCTTTGAGTTTTGGAGATGCAAGTATATCAGAAAAACATATGAATTTTTTTGTAAATAAGAAAGATGCAAGCTTTAAAGATATGAAAAAATTAATTTATACAGTTCAAGAAAAAGTTCAGAAAAAAACTGGCATTAACATTAATCCAGAAATAATTATTGTAGAATGA
- the murC gene encoding UDP-N-acetylmuramate--L-alanine ligase, whose product MKINLGKRELIHFIGIGGIGMSGLALIMNGLGFRVQGSDISENKNIDRLKQKKIPIFLNHNKKNLKNSTVLVISTAIKKNNPELVQAKKLKLPIYTRGEMLGHIVSLMKNIVVTGSHGKTTTTSLLSSIFGSAKLDPTIINGGVLNSFGNSAKLGKSNWCLIESDESDGSFLKIPFTYSIITNIDAEHLDFYKSLENLKKNFSSFIEKTPSLGKTFICIDDKNIKEVIKKTNNKNFYTYGLSKDANFNITNTLQKEKYSEFNLKIKIPGSKKEIKKIKIPLIGMHNIKNAASCAAVAFLIGINDKTIKEGLKNFKGVQRRFNFLFKKNDALFFDDYAHHPTEISSVLEGVKEVYKKREIICIFQPHRISRVKNLKFEFSRSFKKADTVILCPIYKASENIKLGFAYEKFAKLIIKNSNINLIKIENEDSLKKLIKQTGYGEKIYIGMGAGSISNWMRNL is encoded by the coding sequence ATGAAAATTAATTTAGGAAAAAGAGAGCTAATTCATTTTATTGGAATAGGCGGAATAGGTATGAGTGGCTTGGCTTTAATAATGAACGGTCTTGGTTTCAGAGTTCAAGGTAGCGATATTTCAGAAAATAAAAATATTGATAGATTAAAACAAAAAAAAATACCAATCTTCCTAAATCATAATAAAAAAAATTTAAAAAATAGTACTGTTCTTGTAATTTCAACAGCAATAAAAAAGAATAATCCTGAATTAGTTCAAGCAAAAAAATTAAAGTTACCAATATATACAAGAGGAGAAATGCTTGGTCATATTGTTTCTTTAATGAAAAATATTGTAGTCACAGGATCCCATGGAAAAACAACTACAACATCATTACTGTCTAGTATATTTGGAAGCGCCAAATTGGATCCAACCATAATTAATGGAGGAGTTTTAAATTCATTTGGTAACTCAGCTAAACTTGGAAAAAGTAATTGGTGCTTAATTGAGTCTGATGAGTCTGATGGAAGCTTTTTAAAAATACCTTTTACATATTCCATAATTACAAATATTGATGCCGAACATCTGGATTTTTATAAATCTCTTGAAAATTTGAAAAAAAATTTTTCAAGCTTTATAGAAAAAACTCCCTCATTAGGGAAAACCTTTATATGTATTGATGATAAAAATATTAAAGAAGTAATCAAAAAGACAAACAACAAAAATTTTTATACATATGGATTATCAAAGGATGCAAACTTTAATATAACAAATACTTTGCAAAAAGAAAAATACTCTGAATTTAATTTAAAAATAAAAATACCTGGCAGTAAAAAAGAAATAAAAAAAATAAAGATACCATTGATTGGTATGCATAATATCAAAAACGCAGCTTCATGTGCAGCTGTCGCTTTTTTAATTGGGATAAATGATAAGACTATCAAAGAAGGTCTAAAAAATTTTAAAGGTGTGCAAAGAAGATTTAATTTTCTTTTTAAAAAAAATGATGCATTATTTTTTGATGACTATGCTCACCATCCAACAGAAATATCTTCTGTACTCGAGGGAGTAAAAGAAGTTTATAAGAAAAGGGAAATTATATGCATATTTCAGCCACACAGAATATCTAGAGTAAAAAACCTCAAATTTGAATTTTCTAGATCCTTTAAAAAAGCAGATACCGTAATTCTTTGCCCAATATATAAAGCAAGTGAAAATATTAAACTCGGTTTTGCATATGAAAAATTTGCAAAATTAATAATTAAAAATTCAAATATTAATCTTATTAAAATTGAGAATGAAGATAGTCTAAAAAAATTAATTAAACAAACGGGCTATGGTGAAAAAATTTATATAGGAATGGGCGCTGGAAGCATTTCTAATTGGATGAGGAATTTATAA
- a CDS encoding UDP-N-acetylglucosamine--N-acetylmuramyl-(pentapeptide) pyrophosphoryl-undecaprenol N-acetylglucosamine transferase, with translation MKKILIVTGGSGGHVIPALTIFDHLKNNFDVRIATDERGTKFINKQDYEYNLIKVPNLFSNIWSLPFKLFKFIYVIFESYNYLKKNNISKIISTGGYMSFPFCFASLFLNCEIVLFEPNSVIGRSNKYMIKIAKKILCYNKNLKLFPNKYFGKIALIAPILRKEIYEAEKNPQHLQKKVIKILIVGGSQGSIFFDKQITKYILELSKELNIAVKQQVLNINERKRINGYYQKSNFKYELFDFDENLHTKINDIDIAITRSGASAIAELAHLNIPFLAIPFPFAKDNHQFYNAKVYEENNCCWLIKQNDLNSMNFINLFKDKKDHEEKKNNLSKITNQNSWNNVNKKLIDLINEN, from the coding sequence ATGAAAAAAATTTTAATCGTAACTGGTGGCTCAGGTGGCCATGTAATACCCGCCCTTACAATTTTTGATCATTTAAAAAATAATTTTGATGTTCGTATAGCCACAGATGAAAGGGGTACTAAATTTATAAATAAACAAGATTACGAATATAATTTAATAAAAGTACCAAACTTATTTAGTAATATTTGGTCTCTACCATTTAAATTATTTAAATTTATATATGTAATATTCGAATCATATAATTACTTAAAAAAAAATAATATAAGCAAAATTATAAGTACAGGTGGGTATATGTCCTTTCCATTTTGTTTTGCATCTTTATTTTTAAATTGTGAGATTGTTTTATTTGAACCAAATAGTGTGATTGGACGGTCAAATAAATATATGATTAAAATTGCAAAAAAGATTTTATGTTACAATAAAAACTTGAAATTATTTCCCAATAAATATTTTGGTAAAATTGCATTGATTGCTCCAATTTTGAGAAAAGAAATTTATGAAGCAGAAAAAAATCCTCAACATTTACAAAAAAAAGTTATTAAAATTTTAATAGTTGGAGGGAGTCAAGGATCTATTTTTTTTGATAAACAAATAACAAAATACATTTTGGAGTTATCAAAAGAACTTAACATTGCAGTTAAGCAACAAGTTTTAAATATAAATGAAAGAAAAAGAATTAATGGTTATTATCAAAAATCTAATTTTAAATATGAATTATTTGATTTTGATGAAAATCTTCATACAAAAATTAATGATATAGATATCGCAATTACAAGATCAGGCGCCTCTGCAATTGCAGAATTAGCACATTTAAACATACCTTTTTTAGCAATACCTTTCCCATTTGCTAAAGATAATCATCAATTTTATAACGCCAAGGTATACGAGGAAAATAATTGTTGTTGGTTAATAAAACAAAACGATCTTAACAGCATGAATTTTATAAATTTATTTAAAGATAAGAAAGATCATGAAGAAAAAAAAAATAATTTATCAAAAATTACTAACCAAAACAGCTGGAATAATGTAAATAAAAAATTGATAGACCTTATCAATGAAAATTAA
- a CDS encoding FtsW/RodA/SpoVE family cell cycle protein: MHRFFENFYDWWKNIDKFILFLISVLFFLGLFFSLVSTSLIASDKLDTNSYYFFVKHLIFIGLGALILFFLSILKEDILIKISLAFFFITLVFLLITPFVGIEVKGSKRWLDLWILPRFQPIELLKPYFIVFISILLCLNKNIFYKYLLSGIVLLPVILLLISQPDLGQTLLITMVWLTLIFVSGINIYLFFLFFIFTISISTYLIFFVSKFEYIKIRLLSFLNTSSGNNYQADRASDAISGGGFFGRGIGEGTLNSKVPEAHTDYIISVISEEFGAIIVILIMILYLVFSYNVIKKINNTISEKNKLILIGCVTLILLQTFVHVGVNIRLLPTTGMTLPFLSYGGSSIISTALVSGIILNLTKRRLSEV, translated from the coding sequence ATGCATAGATTTTTTGAAAATTTTTATGATTGGTGGAAGAATATAGATAAATTTATCCTTTTTCTTATTTCAGTTTTATTTTTTCTAGGTCTTTTCTTCTCTTTAGTATCGACATCTTTAATTGCTTCTGACAAACTTGATACGAACTCATATTACTTTTTTGTTAAACACTTAATTTTTATTGGGCTTGGAGCCTTAATACTGTTTTTCCTCTCAATTTTGAAAGAAGATATCTTAATCAAAATCTCACTAGCTTTTTTTTTTATCACACTAGTTTTTCTTTTGATAACTCCATTTGTAGGCATAGAGGTAAAAGGCTCAAAAAGATGGCTTGATTTGTGGATTTTACCACGTTTTCAACCTATAGAATTGCTGAAGCCATACTTTATTGTATTTATCTCAATCTTGCTCTGTTTAAATAAAAATATTTTTTACAAATATTTATTAAGCGGCATTGTTCTTTTGCCAGTTATACTTCTTTTAATCTCACAGCCCGATCTTGGCCAGACGTTATTAATTACAATGGTATGGTTAACACTAATATTCGTTTCAGGAATAAACATATATTTATTCTTTTTGTTTTTTATTTTTACAATATCAATATCAACATATTTAATATTTTTTGTATCAAAGTTTGAATACATAAAAATAAGACTTCTTTCTTTTTTGAATACTAGTAGTGGAAATAATTACCAAGCGGATCGAGCAAGTGATGCAATTTCTGGTGGAGGATTTTTTGGTAGAGGGATCGGTGAAGGAACATTAAATTCAAAAGTTCCTGAAGCGCACACAGATTATATAATCTCTGTTATATCAGAAGAGTTTGGAGCTATTATTGTAATTTTGATAATGATTTTATATTTAGTCTTCTCTTATAATGTGATCAAAAAAATTAATAATACTATTTCAGAAAAAAATAAATTAATCTTAATTGGATGTGTAACATTGATATTGTTACAAACATTTGTACATGTTGGAGTAAATATTAGATTGTTGCCTACTACTGGTATGACCCTGCCATTTTTAAGTTATGGTGGCTCATCTATAATTAGTACAGCTTTAGTTTCAGGTATAATACTTAACTTAACAAAAAGAAGATTGTCAGAGGTATGA
- the murD gene encoding UDP-N-acetylmuramoyl-L-alanine--D-glutamate ligase, with translation MKLKENFFYKKKILIYGLGKSGSACFEFLNRNNDILVFDDNFSIKNKKYSNYFFSPDRIKKINFDFIFLSPGIDINNCILSKFLKKNKIKIISELDIFYKTYPNLNKITITGTNGKSTTSKLIYEVLKYHKKDVRLVGNIGNPILKEKNIKKNTIFVIEASSYQIDYSKYFETNIALILNIAPDHLERHKTFQNYVNAKLKLIKKQKKKSIALIEKNNVLIRDILKSQKFKSKIKNVDFKEYDSFFKKIKNNYFKNLSNIKNLSFVLALSNILKLDNSKILKVVNNFKGLNYRQQIVYNKKKILIINDSKSTSFSSTVPLLQSYENIYWILGGLAKKGDKLNLNKKYFKKIKAYIYGTNKAFFLNVLKNKCRSHSSKNLKNILSKLFLDIKKNKNGKKTILFSPAAASFDQFKNFEERGRYFNQLLKKYINA, from the coding sequence ATGAAATTAAAAGAAAATTTTTTTTATAAAAAAAAAATTTTAATTTATGGATTAGGAAAATCTGGAAGTGCTTGTTTTGAATTTTTAAATAGAAATAATGACATATTAGTTTTTGATGATAATTTTTCTATAAAAAATAAAAAATATAGTAATTACTTTTTTTCTCCAGATAGAATAAAAAAAATAAACTTTGATTTTATTTTTTTAAGCCCTGGAATTGATATTAATAACTGTATTTTATCTAAGTTTTTAAAAAAAAATAAAATTAAAATAATTAGTGAGCTAGATATTTTTTATAAAACATATCCAAATTTAAATAAAATTACAATTACAGGAACAAATGGAAAATCAACTACATCTAAATTAATTTATGAAGTTTTAAAATACCATAAAAAAGATGTTAGATTGGTTGGTAATATTGGAAACCCAATTTTAAAAGAAAAAAATATAAAAAAAAATACTATTTTTGTTATTGAGGCATCATCCTATCAAATCGACTACAGCAAATATTTTGAAACTAATATAGCTCTAATTTTGAATATAGCCCCCGACCATTTAGAGAGGCATAAAACTTTTCAAAATTACGTAAACGCTAAATTAAAATTAATTAAAAAACAGAAAAAGAAATCAATAGCGCTAATCGAAAAAAATAACGTGCTAATTAGAGATATTTTAAAATCGCAAAAGTTTAAATCTAAAATAAAAAATGTAGACTTTAAAGAATATGATAGTTTTTTCAAAAAAATAAAAAATAATTATTTTAAAAATTTATCAAACATAAAAAATCTTTCATTTGTATTAGCGCTTTCTAATATCTTAAAACTCGATAATTCCAAAATTTTAAAGGTAGTAAACAACTTCAAAGGATTAAATTATAGACAACAGATTGTTTATAATAAAAAAAAAATTTTGATAATTAATGACTCAAAATCAACATCATTTTCATCAACAGTGCCATTGTTACAATCATACGAAAATATCTATTGGATTTTAGGTGGTTTAGCAAAGAAGGGTGATAAACTAAATTTAAATAAAAAATATTTTAAGAAAATAAAAGCTTATATCTATGGAACTAACAAAGCATTTTTTTTAAATGTACTAAAAAATAAATGCAGATCACATTCATCAAAAAATCTAAAGAATATTCTTTCTAAATTATTTTTAGATATTAAAAAAAATAAAAATGGAAAAAAAACTATTTTATTTAGCCCTGCAGCAGCTTCATTTGATCAGTTTAAAAATTTTGAAGAAAGAGGAAGATATTTTAATCAACTGCTTAAAAAATATATAAATGCATAG
- the mraY gene encoding phospho-N-acetylmuramoyl-pentapeptide-transferase: protein MLYILFSNLVDTFSFFNVFKYLTVRTGLSMFTAMIVVFITGGPFIRYFSSKKIHNPIRDDGPDEHIVKKIGTPTMGGLLILIGVFSGVFLWGDLSNPYNWFLIYIAGTFGLLGAYDDYKKIKFNNSNGVSSKFKISIQIFLAIVGILILYYSGVSDEIENLYFPFLKNLVINLGWFFIPFYIFVLVGSSNAVNLTDGLDGLATVPVILVASCFALISYVSGNMVFSGYLQIPYIEGVGEASIFCGAIIGACLGFLWFNAPPAKIFMGDTGSLSLGGSLGAVGIITKHEIVLAITGGLFVLEAISVIVQVISFKLTGKRIFRMAPIHHHFEKKGWPESTVVIRFWIISIILALIGIATLKLR, encoded by the coding sequence ATGCTTTATATTTTATTTTCAAATTTAGTTGATACTTTTAGTTTTTTTAATGTCTTTAAATATCTGACTGTCCGAACAGGATTATCAATGTTTACAGCAATGATAGTCGTATTTATAACTGGTGGACCATTTATAAGATATTTCTCATCAAAAAAAATACACAATCCAATCCGAGATGATGGACCAGATGAACATATAGTAAAAAAAATTGGAACACCTACAATGGGAGGGTTATTAATATTGATTGGTGTTTTTTCGGGTGTCTTTTTGTGGGGAGATTTATCAAATCCTTATAATTGGTTTCTTATTTATATTGCTGGTACTTTTGGACTGTTAGGTGCCTATGATGATTACAAAAAAATAAAATTTAACAATTCAAATGGCGTTTCTTCTAAATTTAAAATTTCAATTCAGATATTTTTAGCAATTGTTGGGATATTAATTTTATATTATTCAGGTGTATCAGATGAAATAGAAAATCTATATTTTCCATTTTTAAAAAATTTAGTTATTAATTTAGGTTGGTTTTTTATACCTTTTTATATTTTTGTACTTGTAGGCTCATCTAATGCTGTGAACTTGACCGATGGTTTAGATGGCTTAGCAACAGTTCCAGTGATACTTGTAGCTTCATGCTTTGCATTGATAAGCTATGTTTCTGGAAATATGGTTTTTTCAGGTTATTTGCAAATTCCTTACATAGAGGGTGTTGGAGAGGCCTCAATATTTTGCGGCGCTATAATAGGGGCGTGCCTTGGTTTTCTTTGGTTTAATGCACCACCTGCAAAAATTTTTATGGGTGATACTGGGTCACTTTCTTTAGGCGGATCATTAGGAGCAGTTGGGATTATAACTAAACATGAAATTGTTTTAGCAATTACGGGTGGTTTGTTTGTTTTGGAGGCTATATCTGTAATTGTTCAGGTTATTTCATTTAAATTGACTGGAAAAAGAATTTTTAGAATGGCTCCAATACATCATCATTTTGAGAAAAAAGGATGGCCAGAGTCAACTGTTGTAATTAGATTTTGGATTATATCTATAATTTTAGCATTAATAGGAATTGCAACTCTAAAATTGAGATAA